The Zalophus californianus isolate mZalCal1 chromosome 7, mZalCal1.pri.v2, whole genome shotgun sequence genome includes a region encoding these proteins:
- the AIG1 gene encoding androgen-induced gene 1 protein isoform X4 gives MALVPCQVLRVAILLSYCSILCNYKAIEMPSHQTYGGSWKFLTFIDL, from the exons ATGGCGCTTGTCCCGTGCCAGGTGCTGCGGGTGGCGATCTTGCTGTCCTACTGCTCTATCCTGTGCAACTACAAGGCCATCGAAATGCCCTCGCATCAGACCTACGGCGGGAGCTGGAAATTCCTGACGTTCATTGATCTG TGA